The following proteins come from a genomic window of Candidatus Methylocalor cossyra:
- a CDS encoding cupredoxin domain-containing protein has translation MTSRRNRSLLTFVGAAILWYFAAITPSTATAGSPDPARITVEGFMFNPMALTVKAGSTVIWTNMDDDPHTVISDTGLFRSGAMDTNDSFSFKFDKPGTYRFICSIHPRMVGTIVVQ, from the coding sequence ATGACTTCAAGACGAAATCGATCGCTGCTGACTTTCGTTGGCGCCGCGATTTTGTGGTACTTTGCGGCCATAACTCCATCGACTGCGACTGCCGGATCTCCAGATCCGGCCCGGATCACGGTGGAGGGTTTCATGTTCAACCCCATGGCACTGACCGTCAAAGCTGGATCGACGGTCATCTGGACCAATATGGACGACGACCCGCACACGGTGATCAGCGATACGGGACTCTTCCGCTCGGGAGCGATGGATACGAACGATAGTTTCTCGTTCAAGTTCGACAAGCCCGGCACTTATCGCTTCATCTGTTCGATCCATCCGCGCATGGTCGGAACGATCGTTGTTCAGTAG
- a CDS encoding bifunctional helix-turn-helix transcriptional regulator/GNAT family N-acetyltransferase, which produces MPVSGEIVERVREASRQLVRELGFLRRSLADTDLPPSAVHALIEIDAREGITATELAERLRLEKSTVSRMLRKLIIAGEVAETPGEQDARTKALALTAHGRTRVAKIHAFARAQVNDALERLRPDERRIVVDGLQIYARALGAKDPGSQMGGDVRIERGYRTGLIARITEMHARYYARTAGFGQVFESIVASGLAEFCGRLGNPANAIWAALQNESIVGAVAIDGEDLGPGIAHLRWFIVEDGQRGRGIGKKLLSTAIAFSEACGFAELQLWTFAGLDAARHLYEAHGFVCVEEWRGTQWGTEVNEQRFVRRIR; this is translated from the coding sequence ATGCCCGTGAGTGGAGAAATTGTAGAGCGCGTTCGTGAGGCGTCCCGTCAGCTCGTTCGCGAGCTCGGCTTTCTGAGACGCTCTCTGGCCGATACCGACCTGCCGCCCTCGGCGGTGCATGCGCTGATCGAGATCGACGCGCGGGAAGGGATCACCGCCACGGAGCTCGCTGAACGGTTGCGGCTCGAAAAATCGACCGTCAGCCGCATGCTTCGCAAGCTGATCATCGCGGGCGAGGTCGCGGAAACACCCGGAGAACAGGACGCTCGAACCAAAGCGCTCGCGCTGACTGCTCACGGGCGAACGCGGGTGGCGAAGATCCATGCCTTCGCGCGAGCGCAGGTGAACGATGCCTTAGAGCGTCTGCGGCCTGATGAGCGTCGGATCGTCGTGGACGGTCTCCAGATCTATGCCCGCGCGTTAGGCGCAAAGGACCCGGGTAGCCAGATGGGGGGCGACGTCCGCATCGAGCGCGGCTACCGAACCGGGCTGATCGCCCGCATAACCGAGATGCATGCGCGCTACTACGCCCGAACCGCCGGGTTCGGCCAGGTGTTCGAGTCGATTGTCGCCAGCGGCCTCGCCGAGTTTTGCGGGCGGCTCGGCAATCCCGCCAATGCCATCTGGGCCGCGCTGCAGAACGAATCGATCGTGGGCGCGGTCGCTATCGATGGCGAGGATCTGGGGCCTGGCATCGCCCATTTGCGCTGGTTCATTGTCGAAGACGGCCAGCGCGGGCGGGGGATCGGCAAGAAATTGCTCTCAACCGCCATCGCCTTTTCGGAGGCGTGCGGTTTCGCGGAACTCCAGCTTTGGACATTCGCCGGGCTGGATGCCGCGCGCCATCTCTACGAGGCGCATGGCTTCGTCTGCGTCGAGGAGTGGCGCGGAACCCAATGGGGCACTGAGGTGAATGAGCAACGTTTTGTGAGGCGCATACGATGA
- a CDS encoding IS256 family transposase yields the protein MGEDKVIRFKSPGTPGAVEDALTEVWREGARRLLVSAIEAEVESFLEQFREEKTTEGLNRMVRNGRLPSRTIQTGIGDIEVSVPRVRDRAGKVRFSSSILPPYLRRTKTVEGLLPWLYLKGISTGEFQEALTVLLGKDAPGLSASTISRLKEAWKDEHQRWSRCDLSNRHYVYLWVDGIHFGVRLEEAAQCILVVVGATPEGKKELVALSDGYRESEDSWRELLLGLRSRGLKIAPHLAIGDGALGFWKALPQVFGTTRRQRCWVHKTANILNKLPKRQQPKAKAALHEIWMAATRQEAEKAFDHFLSVYRPKYPKAVACLEKDRDALLTFYDFPAEHWIHLRTTNPIESTLATVRLRTARTRGCVSRESILAMVFMLVKSAERHWRKLNGIPRLAQVIEGVVFKDGVREDAEKIAA from the coding sequence ATGGGTGAAGATAAAGTCATTCGGTTCAAGAGTCCAGGGACACCGGGAGCCGTGGAGGATGCCTTGACCGAGGTGTGGCGGGAAGGAGCCCGGCGGTTGCTGGTGTCGGCCATCGAAGCGGAAGTAGAGTCGTTCCTCGAACAGTTTCGGGAGGAGAAGACGACCGAGGGGTTGAACCGCATGGTCCGCAATGGTCGCCTGCCGAGCCGAACGATCCAGACCGGCATCGGCGACATCGAGGTGTCGGTGCCCCGAGTCCGCGATCGGGCAGGGAAGGTCCGCTTCAGCTCGTCGATTCTGCCGCCGTACCTCAGGCGGACGAAGACGGTGGAGGGGTTGCTGCCCTGGCTGTATCTGAAGGGCATTTCGACGGGAGAGTTTCAGGAAGCCTTGACGGTGCTGTTGGGCAAGGACGCGCCGGGCTTGTCGGCCAGTACGATCAGCCGCTTGAAAGAGGCGTGGAAGGACGAGCATCAGCGCTGGTCGCGGTGTGATCTGTCAAACCGGCACTATGTGTACCTGTGGGTGGATGGTATCCATTTCGGGGTGCGGCTGGAGGAGGCGGCGCAATGCATTCTGGTGGTGGTCGGGGCGACGCCGGAAGGCAAGAAGGAACTGGTTGCCTTGTCCGATGGCTATCGGGAAAGCGAGGACTCCTGGCGGGAATTGCTGCTAGGGCTGAGGTCCCGGGGGCTGAAGATCGCTCCCCATCTGGCGATCGGCGATGGCGCCTTGGGCTTTTGGAAAGCCCTGCCGCAGGTGTTCGGCACGACCCGGCGTCAGCGCTGCTGGGTGCACAAGACGGCCAACATCCTGAACAAGCTGCCCAAGCGCCAGCAGCCCAAGGCGAAAGCCGCATTACATGAAATCTGGATGGCGGCGACCCGGCAGGAGGCGGAGAAAGCGTTCGATCATTTTCTAAGCGTGTACCGGCCCAAGTATCCCAAAGCCGTGGCATGCCTGGAGAAGGACCGTGATGCGCTGCTGACTTTCTACGATTTCCCGGCCGAGCATTGGATTCACCTTAGGACCACCAACCCCATCGAATCCACCTTGGCCACGGTGCGGCTCAGAACCGCCAGGACTCGGGGCTGTGTATCCCGGGAAAGTATTCTGGCCATGGTGTTCATGCTGGTGAAAAGCGCTGAGCGACACTGGCGGAAACTGAATGGGATTCCCCGGCTGGCGCAGGTCATCGAGGGAGTCGTGTTCAAGGATGGAGTACGGGAAGACGCCGAGAAAATCGCTGCCTGA
- a CDS encoding Uma2 family endonuclease: protein MNVNAHPLPSRHRFTVEDYHRLGEIGVLSEDDRVELIEGEIIDLAPIGTQHAETLRKLIRALASHLPPEALLDVRDPIRIGGSEPQPDIAIIRNRSYVDVHPGPEDVLLLIEVADTSLEFDRSIKIPLYARHGIPEVWLIDLAGRAVEVFRDPAAEGYRDVRRYGPAGRIRPVLIPELEVDLAAVLA, encoded by the coding sequence ATGAATGTAAACGCTCACCCCCTGCCCAGCCGCCATAGGTTCACGGTGGAGGACTACCACCGCCTGGGGGAAATAGGCGTCTTGTCGGAGGACGACCGGGTGGAACTGATCGAGGGGGAGATCATCGACCTGGCGCCGATTGGAACGCAACACGCGGAGACTCTGCGAAAACTCATTCGCGCCTTGGCGAGCCATCTTCCGCCGGAAGCGCTCCTCGACGTGCGGGACCCCATCCGCATCGGCGGCAGCGAACCCCAACCGGATATCGCGATCATCCGAAACCGCAGTTACGTTGACGTCCATCCCGGCCCCGAAGACGTCCTGCTTCTGATCGAGGTCGCCGATACTTCCCTGGAGTTCGATCGTTCGATCAAGATTCCTCTCTATGCCCGCCACGGCATCCCGGAAGTCTGGTTGATCGACCTCGCGGGCCGGGCCGTCGAAGTCTTCCGGGACCCGGCGGCCGAGGGCTACCGCGATGTGCGCCGGTATGGCCCTGCCGGCCGAATCCGGCCGGTGCTGATTCCGGAACTCGAAGTCGATCTGGCGGCGGTGCTGGCTTGA
- a CDS encoding type VI secretion system Vgr family protein: MLFSQDTRPVRVSSPLGPDVLLFHRLQGEERLGVPFRYTLDLLSSQGAIDGNRLLGERMTVALTLPDGNVRYFNGSVARFAQLGTTQGPDRTLVHYQAILHPWLWLLTQTANCRIFQHLDAPAIVAQVFRDHGFTDYEVRLSRTYPPREYCVQYRETDFQFVSRLLEEEGIYYFFEHAKDKHTLILADGPTAHKKLPGYETVPYFEPGNVAGRRRDHLYAWSLANEIQPGCCVLTDFDFTKPRADLRVKRAQPQSSARTQWEVFDYPGRYTLAEHGEHYARTRLEAFQAQSQQVQAEGNARGLACGALFALSDHPRSDQNRDYLIIAAAYRLQSNAYLSDARDGEEVHCALTALDSRQPYRPPRTTDKPCVRGPQTALVVGPQGEEIYTDRYGRVKVQFHWDREGQRNENSSCWVRVSHPWAGKGWGAVSIPRIGQEVIVDFLEGDPDQPIITGRVYNAESMPPFALPGGAVISGIKSNTHKGRGYNEISLDDTAGKEKVTIHAQYDMNTVVEHNQTNTVNNDFTEVIKNNASMEITQGTYRHDVKANTASYHVKGDLSENYDSNQTTTVGTNQVIHVGSNQTTTVGQVITVQSQSANIVIQAATSIELHVGASRIFLDSAGNISINGVNVAINGSESVSISGNAIRSNAKQEHEIKGAIVKSEGSATNTIKGAMVMLNP, from the coding sequence ATGCTGTTTTCCCAAGACACCCGGCCGGTCCGGGTCTCTTCGCCGCTCGGCCCAGACGTCTTGTTGTTCCACCGCCTGCAGGGCGAGGAGCGCCTGGGGGTGCCTTTCCGCTACACCCTGGATCTGCTCAGCTCCCAGGGGGCCATTGATGGCAACCGACTTTTAGGCGAGCGGATGACGGTGGCCTTGACACTGCCCGACGGCAATGTCCGCTACTTCAACGGCAGCGTCGCCCGGTTTGCCCAATTGGGCACCACGCAGGGCCCGGACCGGACATTAGTCCACTACCAAGCCATCCTGCACCCTTGGCTGTGGCTGCTCACCCAGACCGCCAACTGTCGCATCTTCCAGCACCTGGATGCGCCGGCCATCGTCGCCCAGGTGTTCCGCGACCATGGCTTCACCGATTACGAGGTCCGGCTGAGCCGAACCTATCCGCCGCGGGAGTACTGTGTGCAATACCGGGAGACGGATTTCCAGTTCGTCAGCCGGCTGTTGGAAGAGGAAGGCATCTACTATTTCTTCGAGCATGCCAAGGACAAGCACACGCTGATCTTGGCCGACGGCCCGACCGCCCACAAGAAGCTGCCCGGCTACGAGACCGTCCCGTACTTCGAGCCGGGCAACGTCGCCGGCCGCCGGCGGGACCATCTGTACGCCTGGTCGCTGGCCAACGAGATTCAACCAGGCTGTTGCGTGCTGACCGACTTCGACTTCACCAAGCCAAGGGCGGATCTTCGGGTCAAACGGGCGCAGCCACAGTCCTCGGCCCGGACCCAGTGGGAAGTGTTCGACTACCCCGGGCGGTACACCCTGGCGGAGCACGGCGAACACTATGCGCGCACCCGCTTGGAAGCGTTCCAGGCCCAGTCCCAACAGGTCCAGGCCGAAGGCAATGCGCGCGGACTGGCGTGCGGGGCGCTGTTCGCGCTGAGCGACCACCCGCGGTCGGATCAAAACCGCGATTACCTGATCATCGCCGCCGCTTACCGGCTGCAGTCCAACGCCTATCTTTCGGATGCCCGCGACGGCGAGGAGGTGCACTGCGCGCTGACTGCCCTGGACAGCCGCCAGCCCTACCGCCCCCCGCGCACCACCGACAAGCCCTGCGTACGGGGCCCGCAGACGGCCCTGGTGGTAGGGCCGCAGGGCGAGGAAATCTACACCGACCGCTACGGCCGGGTCAAAGTGCAGTTCCACTGGGATCGGGAGGGTCAGCGGAACGAGAACAGCTCCTGCTGGGTCAGGGTCTCGCACCCCTGGGCCGGCAAGGGTTGGGGCGCCGTCTCCATCCCCCGCATCGGCCAAGAGGTCATCGTCGATTTCCTCGAGGGCGACCCCGATCAGCCCATCATCACCGGACGGGTGTACAACGCCGAGAGTATGCCGCCCTTTGCGCTGCCGGGCGGGGCGGTGATCAGCGGCATCAAGTCCAACACCCACAAGGGCCGGGGCTATAACGAGATCTCCCTGGACGACACGGCGGGCAAGGAGAAGGTGACGATTCATGCCCAATACGACATGAACACTGTCGTGGAGCACAATCAAACCAACACCGTCAACAACGACTTCACCGAGGTTATCAAGAACAACGCCAGCATGGAGATCACCCAGGGCACCTATCGCCACGACGTCAAGGCCAACACTGCCAGCTACCACGTCAAAGGTGATCTCTCGGAAAACTACGATTCCAATCAAACGACGACCGTTGGAACCAATCAGGTGATCCACGTAGGATCTAACCAAACCACAACCGTCGGTCAGGTCATCACCGTCCAGTCGCAATCGGCCAATATCGTCATCCAGGCCGCGACCTCGATCGAACTCCACGTCGGGGCCAGCCGCATTTTTTTGGATAGCGCCGGCAATATCTCGATCAATGGCGTGAATGTCGCGATCAATGGTTCGGAATCGGTGAGCATCAGCGGGAACGCGATCCGTTCCAACGCGAAGCAGGAGCACGAAATCAAAGGCGCCATCGTCAAATCGGAAGGTTCGGCGACGAATACGATCAAGGGCGCGATGGTGATGCTGAACCCTTGA
- a CDS encoding DUF2169 family type VI secretion system accessory protein has translation MDLGASPAQAFRVVAGTTETGRAIFSVLVKRTYDIKPDRVAVRADEVQPIHETDCYYERGDPDSSTIEYESDLSPYKLQTDVVLIGKAHAPAGRPVEQMSVGIEVAGRRKVLLITGDRRCRFRQGSSPLFTDPVPFTEMAIRYERAYGGKDHLSVSGLEFHYPRNPLGKGLALKNIREVIEGLELPNIEDPSDLLLPERVILGEPERWNRQPLPQGFGWYQRTWYPRCSFVGAVPGFVDPDEVMREEILGLVPQRQIALARQFKLPSFDVRFNHGASLGLGFPYLQGGEPIRLANLTPGGGIFSFRLPDERPKIMLDIGLGEKELESVLHTVCIRMETRQVDLVWRGAHEYPGVDWLPKMTRMVAEIH, from the coding sequence ATGGACTTGGGCGCATCGCCGGCACAAGCCTTCCGGGTCGTAGCCGGCACGACCGAGACCGGTCGTGCGATCTTTTCCGTGTTGGTCAAACGGACTTACGACATCAAGCCGGATCGAGTGGCCGTGCGTGCCGACGAGGTACAACCGATCCACGAGACGGATTGCTATTACGAGCGGGGCGACCCGGATTCGTCCACCATCGAATACGAATCCGATCTTTCACCTTATAAGCTTCAGACCGATGTGGTCTTGATCGGCAAAGCCCATGCGCCCGCTGGTCGCCCGGTGGAACAGATGAGCGTCGGGATCGAAGTGGCCGGTCGGCGGAAGGTCCTGCTTATCACCGGCGATCGCCGCTGCCGCTTTCGGCAAGGTTCATCGCCACTTTTTACCGACCCTGTCCCTTTCACGGAAATGGCCATTCGTTACGAAAGGGCCTATGGTGGCAAGGATCACCTCAGCGTATCCGGACTAGAATTCCATTACCCACGCAATCCCCTGGGCAAAGGACTGGCGCTCAAGAATATCCGCGAGGTGATCGAGGGATTGGAACTCCCCAACATCGAAGACCCGTCCGATCTCTTGCTGCCGGAACGGGTGATCCTGGGGGAGCCGGAACGCTGGAATCGCCAGCCCCTTCCGCAAGGCTTCGGCTGGTATCAGCGGACCTGGTATCCTCGCTGTTCGTTCGTGGGCGCGGTTCCGGGCTTCGTCGATCCCGACGAAGTGATGCGCGAGGAGATCCTGGGCCTGGTCCCCCAACGGCAGATCGCGCTGGCTAGGCAATTCAAGCTTCCCAGCTTCGATGTGCGGTTCAATCACGGAGCTTCGCTCGGACTTGGCTTTCCTTATCTCCAGGGTGGGGAGCCCATCCGTCTGGCGAACCTGACCCCCGGGGGCGGGATTTTCTCGTTTCGTCTACCCGACGAGCGTCCAAAGATCATGCTGGACATCGGGCTTGGCGAGAAGGAACTGGAATCCGTTCTGCATACGGTCTGTATCCGTATGGAAACGCGCCAGGTCGATCTGGTCTGGCGAGGCGCACATGAATACCCGGGAGTGGATTGGCTGCCCAAGATGACGCGCATGGTGGCCGAGATCCACTGA